In the Leifsonia sp. 466MF genome, one interval contains:
- a CDS encoding DUF1844 domain-containing protein: MSDTSFTFDDSGHDEDGVAEATRDIAEVPAVEVITTTAVHLMSAAAVKCGLADDPEHQTDLDEARKLIDALAGLVTASAPHVGDQHARSLRDGLRSLQLAFREASAIPDEIGEGPGEKYTGPVS, encoded by the coding sequence GTGAGCGACACATCCTTCACCTTCGACGACTCCGGCCACGACGAGGATGGTGTGGCCGAGGCCACCCGTGACATCGCCGAGGTGCCCGCCGTCGAGGTGATCACCACCACCGCAGTGCACCTGATGAGTGCCGCCGCCGTCAAGTGCGGCCTCGCGGACGACCCGGAGCACCAGACGGATCTGGATGAGGCGCGCAAGCTGATCGACGCCCTCGCCGGCCTCGTCACGGCGAGCGCGCCGCACGTGGGCGACCAGCACGCCAGGAGCCTCCGCGACGGACTCCGCTCGCTGCAGCTGGCCTTCCGCGAGGCGTCCGCGATCCCGGACGAGATCGGCGAGGGCCCCGGCGAGAAGTACACCGGCCCGGTCAGCTGA
- a CDS encoding gamma-glutamyltransferase family protein, whose product MAFTPPPAFTTRPTLQGTFGMSASTHWLATAAAQAVLERGGNAFDAAAAGAFVLHVVEPHLNGPGGDLVALFATAEDPTPVVLSGQGPAPAGATREHYLAEGLELVPGSGALATAVPGAVDAWLLLLKDHGTWELADVLAFAIGYAEGGHPVLERVCATIERVAPLFTEHWPTSAERWMPGGRIPVPGELIVDPAYARVLRGLIAAGDGAASREERIEAARTEWATGFVARAVEEFVRTPHRHSDGGDHAGVIAASDFAGYRASYEPAVTLEFRGNTIAKTAAWSQGPALLATLAILDGFDDDRLDPSTELGAHTVLEAQKLAYADRDAYFGDDDVPLGTLLSPAYAAERRALIGDRASAEFRPGVLPGREPFTPPLRTAYTPPSGVAAEGVGEPTVSRTGETRGDTCHIDVVDRWGNIVSATPSGGWLQSSPTIPELGFCLGTRLQMTWLEEGSASTLTAGRRPRTTLTPTLVLRDGVPVTALGSPGGDQQDQWQLLYLLRTIVGGYSPQQAVDAPALHTTSIAESFWPRTWVPAGAVVEDRLGDDVIAGLEARGHQVTRAGEWTLGRLSSVGRDPQTGVLSAAANPRGQQGYAAGR is encoded by the coding sequence ATGGCGTTCACGCCGCCTCCCGCGTTCACGACGCGTCCCACCCTGCAGGGGACGTTCGGCATGAGCGCGTCGACGCACTGGCTCGCGACAGCGGCCGCCCAGGCCGTGCTGGAGCGCGGCGGCAACGCCTTCGATGCGGCAGCGGCGGGCGCCTTCGTGCTGCACGTCGTCGAACCGCACCTGAATGGCCCGGGCGGCGACCTCGTGGCGCTCTTCGCCACGGCGGAGGACCCGACGCCGGTCGTGCTGTCCGGCCAGGGCCCCGCACCCGCCGGAGCAACCCGCGAGCATTACCTCGCCGAGGGGCTCGAACTGGTGCCCGGTTCCGGCGCGCTGGCCACGGCCGTCCCCGGCGCGGTGGATGCGTGGCTCCTCCTGCTGAAGGACCACGGCACCTGGGAGCTCGCGGACGTGCTCGCGTTCGCCATCGGTTACGCCGAGGGTGGGCATCCCGTACTCGAGCGGGTGTGCGCGACGATCGAACGCGTCGCACCCCTGTTCACCGAGCACTGGCCGACGTCGGCCGAGCGCTGGATGCCCGGCGGCCGCATCCCGGTGCCCGGCGAGCTGATCGTCGACCCGGCGTATGCGCGGGTGCTGCGCGGCCTCATCGCCGCGGGCGACGGCGCAGCGAGCCGGGAGGAGCGGATCGAGGCGGCGCGCACGGAGTGGGCGACGGGATTCGTCGCCCGGGCCGTCGAGGAGTTCGTGCGCACCCCGCACCGCCATTCCGACGGAGGCGACCATGCCGGCGTCATCGCGGCGTCGGACTTCGCGGGGTACCGCGCGTCGTACGAGCCGGCGGTGACCCTCGAGTTCCGCGGGAACACCATCGCGAAGACAGCCGCGTGGAGCCAGGGGCCGGCACTGCTCGCGACCCTCGCCATCCTGGACGGCTTCGACGACGACCGCCTCGATCCGTCGACCGAGCTCGGCGCGCACACGGTGCTGGAGGCGCAGAAGCTCGCCTACGCCGACCGCGACGCCTACTTCGGCGACGACGATGTGCCCCTCGGCACGCTGCTCTCGCCCGCCTATGCGGCCGAGCGTCGCGCGCTGATCGGCGACCGGGCGTCCGCCGAGTTCCGCCCGGGGGTGCTCCCCGGCCGCGAGCCCTTCACACCGCCACTGCGCACGGCGTACACCCCGCCGTCCGGCGTCGCGGCGGAGGGCGTCGGAGAGCCGACGGTGTCGCGGACCGGCGAGACGCGCGGAGACACCTGCCACATCGACGTCGTGGACCGCTGGGGCAACATCGTCTCGGCGACGCCGTCCGGCGGCTGGTTGCAGTCGTCCCCGACCATCCCGGAGCTGGGGTTCTGCCTCGGCACCCGCCTGCAGATGACCTGGCTGGAGGAGGGCTCCGCGTCCACCCTGACGGCCGGGCGCCGGCCCCGCACGACGCTGACGCCGACCCTGGTGCTGCGCGACGGCGTCCCGGTGACCGCACTCGGCTCCCCCGGCGGCGACCAGCAGGATCAGTGGCAACTGCTGTACCTGCTGCGCACGATCGTGGGCGGCTACTCCCCGCAGCAGGCCGTCGACGCTCCGGCGCTGCACACCACCTCCATCGCGGAGTCGTTCTGGCCGCGCACCTGGGTTCCCGCCGGCGCGGTGGTCGAGGATCGCCTCGGCGACGACGTCATCGCGGGTCTGGAGGCGCGCGGCCACCAAGTCACCCGCGCCGGCGAGTGGACGCTGGGCCGCCTGTCGTCCGTCGGCCGCGACCCGCAGACGGGCGTGCTGAGCGCCGCCGCCAACCCGCGCGGCCAGCAGGGCTACGCGGCCGGTCGCTGA
- the rpmI gene encoding 50S ribosomal protein L35, with the protein MPKQKTHSGAKKRFKITGSGKVMKQQSGMRHNLELKSSRRTRRLNQEQVVPEVDAKVIRRMLGK; encoded by the coding sequence ATGCCCAAGCAGAAGACCCACTCCGGCGCCAAGAAGCGCTTCAAGATCACCGGCAGCGGCAAGGTCATGAAGCAGCAGTCCGGCATGCGCCACAACCTGGAGCTCAAGTCCAGCCGTCGCACCCGCCGGCTGAACCAGGAGCAGGTCGTCCCCGAGGTGGACGCCAAGGTCATCCGCCGGATGCTCGGCAAGTAA
- the pheT gene encoding phenylalanine--tRNA ligase subunit beta: MRVPLSWLGEFVDLEPGTTPEEVHAALVSVGLEEEDIHTFELSGPIVVGQVLEFVEEPQSNGKTIRWCQVRVAPEGQSAADGGADVRGIVCGARNFFEGDKVVVTLPGAVLPGPFPIAARKTYGHVSDGMIASARELGLGEDHDGILRLSTLGLDPEVGTDAVALLGLDDAAVEVNVTPDRGYAFSIRGIAREYSHATGAAFRDPADAVPVGSVADHPSGFSVTVDDTAPIRGRVGASVFVTRVVRDVDGSRPTPPWMIARLKLAGIRSISLIVDITNYVMLELGQPIHGYDLDKLSGGIVVRRATPGEKLVTLDDQTRTLDPEDLVISDDSGAIGLAGVMGGASTEIGDGTRNVLIEAANFDPVSIARTARRHKLPSEASKRFERGVDPQVAVAAAARVVQLLEQLAGGRADDLGSLLDASETAEAIRLPKGYIASLIGVDFTDDEVRGALAEIGGTVTESGDDLLVVPPTWRPDLRDKSDLAEEVARIVGYDRIPSVLPVAPPGRGLTREQRLRRAVAQTLADNGATEVLSFPFVSEAQNDLFGSAEAGGVLAVRLANALDATAPYLRTSLLPGLLDAAKRNLARGLVDLKVYELGTVFRPSEGSIGSETLPPGAALPGADILAGLNAGIPAQPRHLAGLVVGNAVEKQPGLTAVPAGLVDALDMVRQTAAAVGVTVDLVQSSHQALHPGRTARLVALGADGAEVPVGYAGELLPALAHDLDLPRVVAVFELDLDALIAVAPVDIVAGVIAGFPAATQDLSLVVREDVPAGELLRAVRAGAGELLEDIRLVDDYRGPGLPDGHKSLTFALRFRADDRTLTAAEASEAKLAGAARAGELFGATIRE; this comes from the coding sequence ATGCGCGTCCCCCTGAGTTGGCTCGGCGAGTTCGTCGACCTGGAGCCCGGCACGACCCCGGAGGAGGTGCACGCCGCCCTCGTGTCCGTCGGACTCGAGGAGGAGGACATCCACACCTTCGAGCTGAGCGGCCCGATCGTGGTGGGCCAGGTGCTCGAGTTCGTCGAGGAGCCGCAGAGCAACGGCAAGACCATCCGCTGGTGCCAGGTGCGCGTCGCCCCCGAGGGTCAGAGCGCCGCCGACGGCGGTGCCGACGTGCGCGGCATCGTCTGCGGCGCCCGCAACTTCTTCGAGGGTGACAAGGTCGTCGTGACCCTGCCCGGCGCCGTGCTGCCCGGTCCGTTCCCGATCGCCGCGCGGAAGACCTACGGGCACGTCTCCGACGGGATGATCGCCTCGGCCCGCGAGCTCGGCCTCGGTGAGGACCACGACGGCATCCTCCGCCTGTCGACGCTCGGTCTCGACCCGGAGGTGGGGACGGACGCCGTTGCCCTCCTCGGGCTGGACGACGCTGCCGTTGAGGTCAACGTCACGCCCGACCGCGGGTACGCGTTCTCGATCCGCGGCATCGCCCGCGAGTACTCGCACGCGACCGGCGCGGCCTTCCGCGACCCGGCCGATGCGGTGCCCGTCGGTTCCGTGGCCGATCACCCGAGCGGCTTCAGCGTGACGGTCGACGACACCGCGCCGATCCGCGGCCGTGTCGGCGCGAGCGTCTTCGTGACCCGCGTCGTCCGTGACGTCGACGGGTCCCGCCCAACCCCGCCGTGGATGATCGCGCGCCTCAAGCTCGCCGGCATCCGGTCGATCTCGCTCATCGTCGACATCACCAACTACGTCATGCTCGAGCTCGGCCAGCCGATCCACGGCTACGACCTCGACAAGCTGTCCGGCGGCATCGTCGTGCGACGCGCGACGCCGGGGGAGAAGCTCGTCACCCTCGACGACCAGACCCGCACCCTCGACCCGGAAGACCTCGTCATCTCCGACGACTCCGGCGCGATCGGCCTGGCGGGCGTCATGGGCGGCGCCTCCACCGAGATCGGCGACGGCACTCGCAACGTGCTCATCGAGGCCGCCAACTTCGACCCGGTGTCGATCGCGCGGACGGCACGCCGTCACAAGCTGCCCAGCGAGGCGTCCAAGCGCTTCGAGCGCGGGGTCGACCCGCAGGTCGCCGTCGCCGCGGCGGCACGCGTCGTCCAGCTGCTCGAGCAGCTCGCCGGCGGCCGCGCGGATGACCTCGGCTCGCTGCTGGACGCCTCGGAGACCGCCGAGGCCATCCGCCTGCCGAAGGGGTACATCGCCTCGCTGATCGGCGTCGACTTCACCGACGACGAGGTGCGCGGAGCGCTCGCCGAGATCGGCGGGACGGTGACCGAGTCGGGCGACGACCTGCTGGTCGTGCCGCCGACGTGGCGACCCGACCTCCGCGACAAGTCCGATCTGGCGGAGGAGGTCGCCCGCATCGTCGGCTACGACCGCATCCCGTCGGTGCTGCCGGTCGCGCCTCCCGGCCGTGGGCTCACGCGCGAGCAGCGCCTGCGTCGCGCCGTCGCGCAGACGCTCGCCGACAATGGCGCAACCGAGGTGCTGTCCTTCCCGTTCGTGAGCGAGGCCCAGAACGACCTCTTCGGCTCCGCCGAGGCGGGCGGCGTGCTCGCCGTACGGCTGGCGAACGCGCTCGACGCCACCGCGCCGTACCTGCGCACGTCGTTGCTGCCTGGCCTGCTGGATGCGGCCAAGCGCAACCTCGCGCGCGGGCTCGTCGACCTCAAGGTCTACGAGCTGGGCACCGTCTTCCGCCCCTCGGAGGGGTCGATCGGCAGCGAGACGCTCCCGCCGGGCGCCGCGCTTCCCGGAGCCGACATCCTCGCCGGGCTGAACGCGGGCATCCCGGCGCAGCCGCGCCACCTCGCGGGCCTCGTCGTCGGCAACGCCGTCGAGAAGCAGCCGGGCCTGACCGCCGTGCCGGCCGGACTGGTGGATGCGCTCGACATGGTGCGGCAGACCGCCGCAGCCGTCGGCGTGACGGTCGACCTCGTGCAGTCATCTCACCAGGCGCTGCACCCGGGCCGCACGGCGCGCCTGGTCGCCCTCGGCGCCGACGGAGCCGAGGTCCCGGTCGGCTACGCCGGAGAGCTGCTCCCGGCCCTGGCCCACGACCTCGACCTGCCACGCGTCGTCGCCGTGTTCGAGCTCGACCTCGACGCTCTGATCGCCGTTGCACCGGTCGACATCGTCGCCGGTGTCATCGCGGGCTTCCCGGCCGCGACGCAGGACCTCTCGCTCGTCGTGCGCGAGGACGTCCCGGCAGGAGAGCTGCTTCGCGCCGTCCGCGCGGGTGCCGGTGAGCTGCTCGAAGACATCCGGCTGGTCGACGACTATCGCGGCCCAGGACTCCCGGACGGGCACAAGAGCCTGACCTTCGCTCTGCGCTTCCGCGCGGACGACCGCACCCTCACCGCCGCCGAGGCGAGCGAGGCCAAGCTGGCCGGAGCCGCGCGCGCCGGCGAGCTGTTCGGCGCCACGATCCGCGAGTAG
- a CDS encoding TrmH family RNA methyltransferase, which yields MLDNPRSPRVRAVAKLAKRPARAETGLFLLEGPQAVEEALAFRPELVVDLFATPTALERYPEIARAAADAGIEVEFVSEHVLDAMADTVTPQGFVAVARQFPTSIRDIFAGSPRLVAVLEEVRDPGNAGTIIRAADSAGADAVVLSGRTVDLYNPKVVRSTTGSLFHLPVAVGADLGDVVGRAHTAGLQVLAADIKGEDLLSARRDGELARPTAWVFGNEAHGLADELLELVDRVVTVPIYGKAESMNLATAASVCLYESAFAQRS from the coding sequence ATGCTGGACAACCCGCGCTCACCGCGCGTCAGGGCCGTCGCCAAGCTCGCCAAGCGCCCGGCCCGTGCCGAGACCGGGCTGTTCCTCCTGGAGGGGCCGCAGGCCGTCGAGGAGGCCCTCGCCTTCCGTCCGGAACTCGTCGTCGATCTGTTCGCGACGCCGACGGCGCTCGAGCGGTACCCGGAGATCGCCCGCGCGGCGGCCGACGCCGGGATCGAGGTGGAGTTCGTCTCCGAGCACGTGCTGGATGCGATGGCCGACACCGTCACGCCGCAGGGGTTCGTGGCCGTGGCGCGGCAGTTCCCGACCTCGATCCGCGACATCTTCGCCGGCTCGCCCCGGCTCGTCGCCGTGCTCGAGGAGGTGCGCGATCCCGGAAACGCGGGCACGATCATCCGCGCGGCCGACTCGGCGGGGGCGGATGCGGTGGTGCTGAGCGGCCGCACGGTCGACCTCTACAACCCCAAGGTGGTCCGTTCGACGACCGGATCTCTCTTCCACCTGCCGGTCGCAGTCGGCGCCGACCTGGGCGACGTCGTCGGACGGGCGCACACTGCGGGCCTGCAGGTGCTCGCGGCTGACATCAAGGGGGAGGACCTCTTGTCCGCCCGCCGTGACGGCGAGCTGGCGCGGCCGACCGCGTGGGTGTTCGGCAACGAGGCGCATGGGCTCGCCGACGAGCTGCTCGAGCTCGTGGATCGGGTGGTCACCGTCCCGATCTACGGCAAGGCCGAGTCGATGAACCTGGCGACGGCCGCCTCCGTCTGCCTGTACGAGTCGGCGTTCGCACAGCGCTCCTGA
- the argJ gene encoding bifunctional glutamate N-acetyltransferase/amino-acid acetyltransferase ArgJ — translation MSVTAASGFAAAGVVAGLKASGRRDLALVKNLGPLNAAAAVFTTNRCKANPVLWSEQVIQDGVVSAIVLNSGGANCYTGSQGFQVTHATAEAVATELRVSAGDVLVCSTGLIGDQLPLDKLVAGVSTAANALARDAGLGAAEAIMTTDTRAKEAQFRSPNGWTVGGMAKGAGMLAPGLATMLVVITTDAVRTSDQLDAALRRATRVTFDRLDSDGCMSTNDTVALLASGASGVEPGDDEFARALTDVCRDLAEQLQADAEGASHDIAIEVVNAASEDDAVVVGRAVSRSNLFKAAIFGNDPNWGRVLAAVGTTDAEFDPYGIDVAINGVQVCTAGEPDQPRELVDLTPRAVHILIDLHAGEETATILTNDLTHDYVHENSAYAS, via the coding sequence GTGAGCGTCACCGCAGCCTCCGGGTTCGCCGCGGCGGGCGTCGTCGCCGGCCTCAAGGCCAGCGGGCGGCGCGACCTCGCCCTCGTGAAGAACCTCGGCCCGCTGAACGCTGCGGCCGCGGTCTTCACCACCAACAGGTGCAAGGCCAACCCGGTGCTCTGGAGCGAGCAGGTCATCCAAGACGGCGTGGTCTCCGCCATCGTCCTCAACTCGGGCGGGGCCAATTGCTACACCGGCTCGCAGGGCTTCCAGGTGACGCACGCGACCGCCGAGGCCGTCGCCACCGAACTGAGGGTCTCGGCCGGTGACGTCCTCGTCTGCTCGACCGGTCTGATCGGCGACCAGTTGCCGCTGGACAAGTTGGTCGCCGGTGTCTCGACGGCCGCCAACGCGCTCGCCCGCGATGCCGGCCTCGGCGCGGCGGAGGCCATCATGACCACCGACACCCGCGCCAAGGAGGCGCAGTTCCGCTCGCCGAACGGCTGGACGGTCGGCGGCATGGCGAAGGGCGCCGGGATGCTCGCGCCCGGTCTCGCCACCATGCTCGTCGTCATCACGACCGATGCCGTGCGGACCTCTGACCAGTTGGATGCGGCCCTACGCCGGGCGACGCGCGTCACGTTCGACCGCCTCGACTCGGACGGCTGCATGTCGACCAACGACACCGTCGCGCTCCTCGCCTCCGGAGCGAGCGGTGTCGAGCCGGGCGACGACGAGTTCGCGCGTGCGCTCACGGACGTCTGCCGCGACCTTGCCGAGCAGCTGCAGGCCGATGCGGAGGGCGCGTCCCACGACATCGCGATCGAGGTCGTGAACGCCGCCAGCGAGGACGACGCGGTCGTCGTCGGCCGGGCGGTGTCGCGCAGCAACCTGTTCAAGGCCGCGATCTTCGGTAACGACCCCAACTGGGGCCGCGTGCTCGCCGCCGTCGGCACGACCGACGCCGAGTTCGACCCGTACGGGATCGACGTCGCGATCAACGGCGTGCAGGTGTGCACGGCGGGCGAGCCCGACCAGCCCCGCGAGCTGGTGGACCTGACGCCGCGCGCGGTCCACATCCTCATCGACCTGCACGCGGGCGAGGAGACGGCGACCATCCTGACCAACGACCTCACGCACGATTACGTGCACGAGAACAGCGCGTACGCCAGCTGA
- the infC gene encoding translation initiation factor IF-3 has translation MSEPRTNDRIRVPEVRLVGPSGEQVGVVKIEVALRLAQEADLDLVEVAPNSKPPVAKIMDYGKFKYEAAQKAKEARRNQANTILKEVRFRLKIDKHDYETKRKRAEGFLKSGDKVKAMILFRGREQSRPEQGVRLLQRFAEDVAELGTVESNPTIDGRNMVMIISPVKNKSEAKAEANAVRAATKARAQGRDQDAVAETADAAQSDESSPAQATNEEK, from the coding sequence ATCAGCGAACCCCGTACGAATGACCGTATCCGCGTCCCCGAAGTACGACTCGTCGGCCCCAGCGGAGAGCAGGTCGGTGTCGTCAAGATCGAGGTCGCATTGCGACTCGCGCAGGAGGCCGACCTCGACCTGGTCGAAGTCGCGCCCAACTCCAAGCCGCCGGTCGCCAAGATCATGGACTACGGCAAGTTCAAGTACGAGGCTGCGCAGAAGGCCAAGGAGGCCCGGCGCAACCAGGCGAACACGATCCTCAAAGAGGTCCGTTTCCGCCTCAAGATCGACAAGCACGACTACGAGACCAAGCGCAAGCGCGCCGAAGGCTTCCTGAAGTCCGGCGACAAGGTGAAGGCCATGATCCTCTTCCGAGGCCGCGAGCAGTCGCGTCCGGAGCAGGGCGTGCGTCTGCTGCAGCGCTTCGCGGAGGACGTCGCCGAGCTCGGCACGGTGGAGTCCAACCCCACGATCGACGGGCGCAACATGGTGATGATCATCAGCCCGGTGAAGAACAAGTCCGAGGCCAAGGCCGAGGCCAACGCAGTACGTGCCGCTACCAAGGCGCGCGCCCAGGGGCGCGACCAGGACGCGGTTGCTGAGACAGCCGACGCTGCTCAGTCCGACGAGAGTTCGCCCGCCCAGGCGACGAACGAGGAGAAGTAA
- the argC gene encoding N-acetyl-gamma-glutamyl-phosphate reductase, with protein MTFSVAVAGASGYAGGELLRILAGHPDFEVRTVTAHQNAGHPLIAHQPHLRSLAHLTLQETSPETLSGHDVVFLALPHGTSGEIAAQLPDDTVVVDCGADHRLEDPADWAAFYGGEHFGAWAYGVPELPVGSGAAVSGKQRDHLVGARRIAAPGCNASAVSLALAPGIQAGLIDDEDIVAVLAVGPSGAGKSLKTMYLASEILGSANPYAVGGTHRHIPEIQQNLRKAGAGSPTLSFTPVLVPMSRGILATSTARVKPGVTAAQVQAAWEEAYAGEPFVQVLPAGVVPRTSDVLGANTVLIGVALDAAAGRVVTVLAIDNLYKGTAGAAIQSVNIALGLDETAGLTVNGVAP; from the coding sequence ATGACTTTCTCGGTCGCCGTCGCAGGCGCTTCCGGATACGCGGGCGGTGAACTGCTGCGCATCCTCGCCGGGCACCCCGATTTCGAGGTCCGCACCGTCACCGCGCACCAGAATGCGGGCCATCCGCTGATCGCGCACCAGCCGCACCTGCGCTCGCTCGCGCACCTCACCCTGCAGGAGACGAGCCCGGAGACGCTCAGCGGGCACGACGTCGTCTTCCTGGCGCTCCCGCATGGCACGTCCGGCGAGATCGCGGCGCAGCTGCCGGACGACACGGTCGTGGTCGACTGCGGCGCCGACCACCGGCTGGAGGACCCGGCCGACTGGGCGGCGTTCTACGGCGGCGAGCACTTCGGCGCCTGGGCGTACGGCGTGCCGGAGCTGCCCGTTGGCAGTGGCGCCGCAGTGTCGGGCAAGCAGCGCGACCACCTCGTCGGCGCACGGCGGATCGCCGCTCCCGGCTGCAACGCGAGCGCGGTCTCTCTCGCCCTCGCTCCCGGCATCCAGGCCGGGCTGATCGATGACGAGGACATCGTGGCGGTTCTCGCGGTCGGCCCGTCGGGCGCGGGCAAGTCGCTGAAGACGATGTATCTGGCCAGCGAGATTCTCGGCTCCGCCAACCCGTATGCGGTGGGCGGAACGCACAGGCACATCCCCGAGATCCAGCAGAACCTGCGGAAGGCGGGCGCCGGATCGCCGACGCTGTCGTTCACGCCGGTGCTGGTGCCGATGTCACGCGGGATCCTCGCGACCTCGACCGCGCGGGTGAAGCCCGGCGTCACCGCCGCCCAGGTCCAGGCCGCGTGGGAGGAGGCGTACGCCGGGGAGCCGTTCGTGCAGGTGCTGCCGGCAGGCGTGGTGCCGCGCACCTCCGACGTGCTCGGAGCGAACACCGTGCTGATCGGAGTGGCGCTGGATGCCGCAGCGGGCCGGGTCGTGACCGTGCTCGCGATCGACAATCTGTACAAGGGGACGGCCGGAGCGGCCATCCAATCCGTCAACATCGCCCTCGGACTCGACGAGACCGCGGGCCTGACCGTGAACGGAGTCGCACCGTGA
- the pheS gene encoding phenylalanine--tRNA ligase subunit alpha — translation MSDSTEITESAVESAVSAALAAIDAAHDSAALKAVRHDHTAEGSPLARLNASIRSLPGDQKAAAGKLVGGARARVTQAFTAKEAEIAAAEEAAQLTAEAVDVTALPSRWTPGARHPLSLLQERIADVFVGMGWEVAEGPELESEWYNFDALNFDADHPARAMQDTFFVEPTDAHLVMRTHTSPVQLRALLGDDLPVYRIAPGRVFRTDEFDATHLPVFHQTEGIAVDKGLTMAHLRGTLDHFVKTLFGDEARVRLRPNYFPFTEPSAELDLWHPTFKGGARWIEWGGCGMVNPNVLRSAGIDPDVYSGFAFGMGVERALMFRNDVKDMRDMAEGDVRFSQQFGMVV, via the coding sequence GTGTCAGATTCCACGGAGATCACCGAATCCGCGGTCGAGTCGGCGGTCAGCGCGGCGCTCGCCGCGATCGACGCCGCACACGACTCGGCGGCCCTGAAGGCGGTGCGCCACGACCACACGGCCGAGGGTTCGCCCCTCGCCCGGCTGAACGCGAGCATCCGTTCGCTCCCGGGCGATCAGAAGGCGGCCGCGGGCAAGCTCGTCGGCGGCGCACGCGCACGCGTCACCCAGGCGTTCACCGCCAAGGAGGCCGAGATCGCCGCGGCGGAGGAGGCGGCTCAGCTCACCGCCGAGGCCGTCGACGTCACGGCGCTCCCGTCGCGCTGGACGCCCGGCGCCCGGCACCCGCTCAGCCTGCTCCAGGAGCGCATCGCCGATGTCTTCGTGGGCATGGGCTGGGAGGTCGCGGAGGGCCCGGAGCTCGAGAGCGAGTGGTACAACTTCGACGCGCTCAACTTCGACGCCGACCACCCGGCGCGCGCCATGCAGGACACCTTCTTCGTCGAGCCGACGGACGCGCACCTCGTGATGCGCACGCACACCTCCCCGGTGCAGCTGCGCGCCCTGCTGGGCGACGACCTGCCGGTGTACCGGATCGCCCCGGGCCGGGTCTTCCGCACCGACGAGTTCGACGCGACGCACCTCCCGGTGTTCCACCAGACGGAGGGCATCGCGGTCGACAAGGGCCTCACCATGGCCCACCTGCGCGGAACGCTCGACCACTTCGTCAAGACGCTGTTCGGCGACGAGGCGCGCGTGCGCCTGCGCCCCAACTACTTCCCGTTCACCGAGCCGAGCGCAGAGCTCGACCTGTGGCATCCCACGTTCAAGGGAGGCGCCCGCTGGATCGAGTGGGGCGGCTGCGGCATGGTCAACCCCAACGTCCTGCGCTCCGCCGGCATCGACCCGGACGTCTACTCCGGCTTCGCGTTCGGGATGGGCGTTGAGCGGGCCCTGATGTTCCGCAACGACGTCAAGGACATGCGCGACATGGCCGAGGGCGATGTCCGGTTCTCCCAGCAGTTCGGAATGGTGGTCTGA
- the rplT gene encoding 50S ribosomal protein L20, which yields MARVKRAVNAHKKRRVILERAEGYRGQRSRLYRKAKEQVTHSLVYSYNDRRKRKGDFRRLWIQRINAASRANGLTYNRFIQGLALAGVEVDRRILAELAVNEPATFAALVETAKKALPADTSAPKADAAA from the coding sequence ATGGCAAGAGTGAAGAGGGCGGTCAACGCCCACAAGAAGCGTCGGGTCATCCTCGAGCGCGCCGAGGGCTACCGCGGTCAGCGGTCGCGCCTGTACCGCAAGGCCAAGGAGCAGGTCACCCACTCCCTGGTCTACTCCTACAACGACCGCCGCAAGCGCAAGGGCGACTTCCGTCGTCTGTGGATCCAGCGGATCAACGCGGCCTCCCGCGCCAACGGCCTCACCTACAACCGCTTCATCCAGGGCCTGGCCCTGGCGGGCGTCGAGGTGGACCGTCGCATCCTCGCCGAGCTGGCCGTGAACGAGCCCGCGACCTTCGCGGCCCTCGTCGAGACCGCCAAGAAGGCACTGCCGGCCGACACGTCGGCCCCGAAGGCGGACGCCGCGGCGTAA